The following are encoded in a window of Telmatobacter sp. DSM 110680 genomic DNA:
- a CDS encoding tetratricopeptide repeat protein, which translates to MKSIHIQHGFFATAMAIAAITTTALAQTNPGQVAFSLEREGKLAEAETAWSALAKQYPTNPEPLAHMGLIESKQEHYAEAIKFYKRAMVLNPSMPGLRLNLGIALFKAGDYRGAITYLDPLLKAQPTDQRLTLLIGMSHYGLEDFANASPLLQEASKNDPENLTLLLTLAHSCLLAHRYPCVVDAYHRLIALNAESAEADMLVGEALDEMKDPEGALREFRSAIAVGPKEPNVHFGLGYLLWKKGQYPEAAQEFQAEIANDPHHVQAMLYLADARMQMNQMDEARLLLEKIEKTDPDIAMQHVDLGIVYADEDRKQDAKAEFETAVKLAPKNVNAHYRLARLYRSMGMTSQAKVEFDKASGLNKAEDDRLLKIMSTIPGGKDASGVQKPAVQK; encoded by the coding sequence GTGAAATCAATTCACATCCAACATGGATTCTTCGCCACCGCGATGGCAATCGCAGCGATAACCACCACTGCGCTCGCACAGACTAATCCCGGGCAGGTCGCATTTTCGCTGGAGCGAGAAGGAAAACTGGCTGAGGCAGAAACAGCATGGAGCGCGCTCGCTAAGCAGTATCCGACGAATCCCGAACCGCTCGCGCACATGGGGCTGATCGAGTCGAAACAGGAACACTACGCCGAGGCAATCAAGTTCTACAAGCGCGCGATGGTGCTGAATCCCAGCATGCCGGGATTACGGCTGAATCTGGGAATTGCGCTATTCAAGGCTGGAGACTATCGAGGAGCGATTACATATCTGGACCCGCTGCTAAAAGCGCAGCCGACAGATCAGCGCCTGACGCTTCTTATCGGGATGTCGCATTATGGCTTGGAGGATTTTGCAAATGCGTCTCCGCTTTTGCAGGAAGCGTCGAAGAACGATCCAGAAAACCTGACACTGCTGCTGACGCTGGCGCACAGTTGCCTCTTGGCGCATCGGTATCCCTGCGTCGTAGATGCGTATCATCGGCTGATCGCGCTGAATGCGGAGTCGGCCGAGGCTGACATGCTGGTAGGCGAAGCGCTGGACGAGATGAAAGATCCTGAAGGCGCACTTCGGGAGTTTCGCTCAGCAATTGCGGTGGGTCCAAAAGAACCGAATGTGCACTTCGGATTGGGCTATCTTCTGTGGAAGAAGGGACAGTATCCCGAGGCAGCGCAGGAGTTTCAGGCCGAGATTGCGAACGATCCTCATCATGTGCAAGCGATGCTCTACCTGGCCGATGCGAGGATGCAGATGAACCAGATGGACGAGGCGCGGCTTCTGCTGGAGAAGATTGAGAAGACCGATCCTGACATTGCGATGCAGCACGTAGACCTCGGCATCGTATATGCGGACGAGGATCGGAAGCAGGACGCAAAAGCTGAGTTTGAGACCGCCGTGAAGCTGGCGCCGAAGAATGTTAACGCTCATTACAGGCTGGCGCGCCTTTATCGATCGATGGGGATGACATCACAGGCCAAGGTGGAGTTCGACAAGGCGAGCGGGTTAAACAAGGCAGAGGATGACAGGCTGCTGAAGATCATGTCGACGATTCCGGGCGGGAAGGATGCTTCGGGAGTTCAGAAGCCGGCGGTGCAAAAGTAA
- a CDS encoding family 20 glycosylhydrolase — protein sequence MPVPLHVSRGEGVLKIDSNFTIALDGFKDSRLEPARKRFIGTLSRETGIPYHDEGTKSEAVLTVKTGGVSDAVQQLGENESYHLEVTPTHALLTAPNALGVMHGLQTFLQLVTITPEGFSVPVVTIDDEPRFPWRGLMIDVARHFQPIDVIERNLDGMEAVKMNVFHWHLSENQGFRAESKIYPLLTGKGSDGAYYTQSQMREIVEYARNRGIRVVPEFDMPCHTTAWFVGYPELASGKGPYKIERKWGIMDPAMDPTRESTFEFIGKFIGEMTTIFPDAYFHVGGDECNGKEWDANPRIKEFMRAHGLKDNAALQSYFTARVQKLVAAHHRIMEGWDEVLAPNTPKDVVIQSWRGPKSLAAAAKQGNRGLLSTGYYVDLNESAAQHYLADPLAGDGANLTPEEKKRVLGGEAAMWSEFTTSEIIDSRIWPRTAAIAERLWSAQDVRDVDSMYARMAVVSDKLESYGLTHQSFTRPMLQRMSGDADTKYLAVLASVVQPPMGYQREELKEYDWYSPLNHLVDAVPPESETARKFKNVVAAIVAGNASPEHYQEAKEWLTLWHENDAKLAPSLKRSDITAELAPLSQSLSQVSAIGLRALDDLQNHRAANASITQSDTQTLKAAEKPQAVLRNMVVAPVEMLVQAAGAQR from the coding sequence ATGCCTGTGCCTTTGCATGTGAGCAGGGGGGAGGGGGTATTGAAGATCGATAGCAATTTCACGATTGCATTGGACGGTTTCAAGGATTCGCGGCTGGAGCCCGCTCGCAAGCGGTTCATCGGAACGCTATCCCGGGAGACGGGAATTCCCTACCACGATGAAGGAACAAAAAGCGAGGCGGTCCTCACGGTTAAGACCGGCGGAGTAAGTGATGCAGTGCAGCAGCTCGGTGAAAACGAGTCTTATCACCTTGAGGTGACGCCGACACACGCATTGTTGACGGCTCCGAATGCGCTCGGTGTGATGCACGGGCTGCAGACATTTCTGCAACTGGTGACAATTACGCCGGAGGGTTTCAGCGTCCCGGTTGTGACCATCGACGATGAACCGCGGTTTCCATGGCGCGGACTGATGATCGATGTGGCGAGGCATTTCCAGCCGATAGATGTGATCGAGCGCAACCTCGACGGGATGGAAGCCGTGAAGATGAATGTCTTTCACTGGCACCTGTCAGAAAATCAAGGCTTTCGCGCAGAAAGCAAGATTTATCCGTTGTTGACCGGCAAGGGATCGGATGGAGCGTACTACACGCAGTCCCAGATGCGGGAGATCGTGGAATACGCACGCAATCGCGGGATACGCGTGGTGCCCGAATTCGATATGCCTTGCCATACGACAGCATGGTTTGTCGGCTATCCGGAATTGGCGAGCGGGAAGGGGCCTTACAAGATTGAGCGCAAATGGGGAATCATGGATCCCGCAATGGATCCTACGCGCGAGAGCACCTTTGAGTTCATTGGCAAATTCATCGGAGAGATGACCACGATTTTTCCCGACGCATACTTCCACGTGGGTGGCGATGAATGCAATGGGAAGGAATGGGACGCGAACCCGCGCATCAAGGAATTCATGCGCGCACACGGGCTGAAGGACAATGCGGCGCTGCAATCGTATTTCACGGCGCGCGTGCAGAAGTTGGTGGCGGCGCATCACAGAATCATGGAAGGGTGGGACGAGGTACTGGCACCGAATACGCCTAAGGACGTTGTGATTCAGTCGTGGCGCGGGCCGAAGTCGCTGGCCGCAGCGGCAAAGCAGGGAAACCGGGGATTGCTGTCGACGGGATATTACGTTGATCTGAACGAGTCGGCGGCTCAACACTATCTGGCGGATCCGCTGGCGGGTGATGGCGCGAATCTGACTCCCGAGGAAAAGAAACGCGTGCTGGGTGGCGAAGCGGCGATGTGGAGCGAATTCACCACTTCCGAAATCATCGACAGCCGCATCTGGCCGCGCACGGCGGCGATCGCAGAACGGCTGTGGTCTGCGCAGGATGTACGCGATGTGGACTCGATGTACGCACGCATGGCCGTCGTCTCGGACAAGCTGGAATCGTATGGGCTCACTCACCAGTCCTTCACCCGACCGATGCTGCAGCGCATGAGCGGCGATGCCGACACAAAGTATCTTGCGGTGCTGGCCAGCGTGGTTCAGCCGCCAATGGGGTACCAGCGCGAAGAACTGAAGGAGTATGACTGGTATTCGCCGCTGAATCATCTTGTGGATGCGGTTCCCCCGGAGAGCGAAACAGCCCGCAAGTTCAAGAATGTGGTTGCGGCGATTGTGGCTGGAAACGCTTCCCCGGAGCATTATCAAGAGGCGAAGGAGTGGCTTACGCTGTGGCACGAAAACGACGCCAAACTCGCGCCTTCCCTGAAGCGCTCGGACATTACTGCAGAGTTGGCTCCGCTTTCACAGTCGTTGTCCCAGGTTTCGGCGATTGGGCTGCGGGCATTAGATGATCTGCAGAATCATCGCGCCGCGAATGCTTCCATCACACAGAGCGATACGCAGACCTTGAAGGCGGCGGAGAAGCCACAAGCCGTGTTGCGCAACATGGTGGTTGCGCCGGTAGAGATGCTGGTGCAGGCTGCCGGCGCACAGAGATAG
- a CDS encoding DeoR/GlpR family DNA-binding transcription regulator — protein sequence MPDTLNGRCEQIIKFLLRVGTASIEEILSVAGSSAPSIRRDLARLENRGLIRRTHGGATLVEPLLYEPFRYDSSFLAREQRFAMEKRRIGLAAAELVQPNETIGLSAGTTTTHIGRSLRHREKIQVITNAINIGMELCNQPGVRTYLTGGVIPWAWSFSLTGNAALEFLDDVYMDKVFLSVTGLDAERGATTLEADEALVYRKMLKQSKQVIVVTDASKFGNVSPAFICPVSEIHTIITSTGASPESLAPFERQGIRVIRA from the coding sequence ATGCCCGACACCTTGAACGGACGCTGCGAACAGATCATCAAGTTTCTGTTGCGTGTAGGTACTGCCAGCATCGAAGAGATTCTTTCCGTCGCCGGTTCCTCGGCTCCGAGTATTCGCCGGGATCTAGCTCGCCTTGAAAATCGAGGACTTATACGCCGCACTCACGGGGGAGCAACACTCGTCGAACCTTTGCTTTACGAACCTTTTCGATATGACAGCTCATTTCTGGCGCGCGAGCAGAGATTCGCCATGGAAAAGCGTCGCATAGGCTTAGCGGCCGCTGAATTGGTCCAACCTAACGAGACTATCGGTCTTTCTGCCGGCACAACAACAACTCATATCGGCCGCAGCCTTCGTCATCGCGAGAAGATTCAGGTCATCACCAATGCGATCAATATTGGCATGGAACTCTGTAATCAGCCGGGTGTGCGGACATATCTCACAGGCGGAGTTATTCCCTGGGCCTGGTCTTTTTCTCTAACCGGCAATGCTGCACTTGAATTCCTGGACGACGTCTACATGGACAAAGTCTTCTTGAGCGTCACAGGGCTGGATGCCGAGCGAGGCGCCACGACTCTCGAAGCAGACGAAGCCCTGGTATACCGGAAGATGCTGAAGCAATCAAAGCAGGTGATTGTGGTAACCGATGCCAGTAAATTTGGCAATGTGAGTCCGGCGTTCATCTGTCCTGTCAGTGAAATCCACACCATCATCACCAGCACTGGCGCCTCACCGGAATCGCTGGCACCCTTTGAACGGCAGGGAATTCGCGTCATTCGAGCATAA
- a CDS encoding amylo-alpha-1,6-glucosidase, whose protein sequence is MMPSVQREQNRDVIEVDQQFYIRASSALADDRTRVLLNGDTFAIFDRSGDIQPVGFGQQGIFHNETRHLSRLEMRLLGFRPLLLSSTIREDNILFGIDLTNPDIQLDSGASLPRGTVHIYRAKFLTELVCYDQIVLNNFGDTAIDLELSFDFEADFADIFEVRGEKRKRRGDKRPAEIGRSSVTLIYDGLDHIRRTTRVECSLPACQARDGGITVPLHLEPHGEVSFNINIICEREGNDHARVVSYSDALQTMNHKRGNGPLADLDIHTSNEQFNSWIRRSRADLAMMITQTPHGLYPYAGVPWFSTVFGRDGIITALELLWLAPDVAKGVLSYLAATQATSHDAARDADPGKILHEMRKGEMARLGEVPFGRYYGTVDGTPLFVLLAAAYYERTADADFLREIWPNILAALEWIDVYGDSDGDGFVEYARQTDHGLVQQGWKDSNDSVFYSDGRLAVGPIALCEVQAYVYAAKNGIATAAADLGHKELAEKLRTQASDLRSKFHAMYWSDELGMFALALDGEKRQCGVRSSNAGQCLFSGIATDAQYRSISDGLLSPAFFSGWGVRTIVTGEQRYNPMSYHNGSMWPHDNALIALGALRRNDKDLALRITSGLLDLASEVMLHRLPELICGFGRRPGKGPTLYPVACSPQAWAAGSVFMLLQACLGLEIRASESRIYMHHSALPEKLQHVRIRNLKVGNASVDLSCERYADTVSVNILRRSGSVEIVAMR, encoded by the coding sequence ATGATGCCATCTGTGCAGCGTGAACAGAATCGCGACGTCATTGAAGTTGATCAGCAGTTTTATATACGAGCTTCGTCAGCGCTTGCTGATGATCGAACGAGGGTCTTGCTGAATGGCGACACCTTTGCCATTTTTGATCGCAGCGGCGATATCCAACCCGTCGGATTCGGCCAGCAGGGAATCTTCCACAATGAAACCCGCCACCTGTCGCGGCTTGAGATGCGCCTGCTCGGGTTCCGCCCGTTGCTGTTGAGTTCCACAATCCGCGAAGACAATATTCTTTTCGGAATTGACTTGACCAATCCTGACATCCAACTCGATTCCGGCGCATCGCTGCCCCGCGGTACAGTTCACATCTATCGTGCCAAGTTCCTCACTGAACTGGTTTGTTACGACCAGATCGTCCTAAACAACTTCGGCGACACCGCAATTGACCTCGAGCTTTCCTTCGACTTTGAGGCGGATTTCGCTGACATCTTTGAAGTGCGCGGCGAAAAGCGCAAGCGCCGCGGGGACAAACGGCCTGCTGAGATCGGACGCTCCTCCGTAACCCTCATCTATGACGGCCTCGACCATATTCGGCGAACAACACGTGTAGAGTGCTCGCTTCCAGCCTGTCAGGCGCGCGATGGTGGCATCACAGTTCCGCTTCATCTCGAGCCTCACGGCGAAGTCAGTTTCAATATCAACATCATTTGCGAGCGCGAAGGCAACGACCATGCGCGTGTGGTCAGCTACAGCGATGCGCTGCAGACCATGAATCACAAGCGCGGCAACGGCCCGCTCGCCGACTTGGATATCCACACTTCCAATGAGCAATTCAACAGTTGGATCCGACGGTCGCGCGCTGATCTCGCCATGATGATTACCCAGACTCCGCATGGACTCTATCCCTATGCCGGAGTTCCTTGGTTCAGCACTGTCTTTGGCCGCGACGGCATCATTACCGCGCTCGAATTGCTCTGGCTGGCACCTGATGTTGCGAAAGGCGTGCTGTCATATTTGGCCGCGACCCAGGCCACCAGTCACGATGCAGCACGCGACGCTGATCCCGGCAAAATTCTGCACGAGATGCGCAAGGGAGAGATGGCGCGACTTGGCGAAGTTCCCTTCGGGCGTTATTACGGTACTGTCGACGGAACTCCTCTTTTTGTTTTGCTGGCCGCTGCCTACTACGAACGAACCGCCGACGCCGACTTTCTCCGCGAAATATGGCCCAATATTCTCGCCGCTCTTGAATGGATCGACGTCTATGGCGATAGCGACGGAGATGGTTTCGTCGAGTATGCGCGACAGACCGACCATGGCTTGGTGCAGCAGGGTTGGAAAGATTCAAACGACTCGGTCTTCTATAGTGACGGACGCCTTGCGGTCGGCCCCATCGCGCTGTGCGAGGTGCAGGCCTATGTCTATGCGGCCAAGAACGGCATAGCCACAGCTGCGGCCGATCTAGGCCACAAAGAGCTGGCCGAGAAACTTCGCACCCAGGCATCCGACCTGCGCTCCAAGTTTCACGCGATGTACTGGTCCGACGAACTCGGTATGTTCGCGCTGGCGCTCGACGGCGAAAAAAGGCAATGCGGTGTGCGCAGTTCTAATGCCGGACAATGTCTCTTCTCGGGCATCGCCACCGATGCTCAATACCGTTCGATAAGCGATGGTCTTCTCTCGCCCGCGTTCTTCTCCGGATGGGGCGTCCGCACCATCGTTACGGGCGAACAACGTTACAACCCGATGTCTTATCACAACGGCTCCATGTGGCCGCACGACAATGCGCTCATCGCGCTCGGCGCGTTGCGAAGAAACGACAAGGATCTCGCACTCCGCATTACATCCGGGCTTCTTGACCTGGCTTCCGAAGTGATGCTGCATCGGCTTCCCGAACTCATCTGCGGCTTTGGCCGACGCCCGGGCAAGGGACCAACACTCTACCCTGTCGCGTGCTCACCCCAGGCATGGGCAGCGGGATCCGTCTTTATGCTTCTCCAGGCTTGTCTTGGGCTTGAAATTCGCGCCAGCGAGTCGCGGATTTATATGCATCATTCCGCTCTGCCTGAAAAGCTGCAGCACGTGCGTATACGGAATCTCAAGGTGGGCAACGCCAGCGTGGATCTCTCCTGCGAACGTTATGCGGATACCGTCAGCGTCAATATTCTACGTCGCAGTGGCTCAGTCGAAATCGTTGCGATGCGCTAG
- a CDS encoding YdeI/OmpD-associated family protein, whose amino-acid sequence MAQTEPKMDAYIAKSQPFAQPILSHLRELLHKGCPGVEETIKWSHPFFEYRGSILCHMAAFKNHCSFGFWGEEIGAVLRKADAVRDGAMGSLGKIASLKDLPSDKAMLGWIREASKLIESGNYTSPIAARRKVVKAPKPAPEAPPEFSNALKKNKKASVVFEAFSPSCKREYVEWIADAKRPETREQRIRTAVEWIAEGKQRNWKYQNC is encoded by the coding sequence ATGGCACAAACCGAACCGAAAATGGACGCATATATCGCCAAGTCTCAACCCTTTGCGCAGCCGATTTTGTCGCATTTACGTGAATTGCTGCATAAAGGATGTCCAGGCGTTGAAGAGACGATCAAGTGGAGCCATCCTTTTTTTGAGTATCGCGGATCAATCCTGTGTCACATGGCGGCTTTCAAGAACCACTGCAGCTTTGGGTTCTGGGGCGAAGAAATTGGCGCCGTGTTGCGCAAGGCTGACGCGGTGCGGGACGGAGCGATGGGCTCGCTGGGGAAGATTGCCAGCCTGAAAGACCTGCCTTCAGACAAAGCAATGTTGGGCTGGATTCGAGAAGCATCCAAGCTCATTGAGAGTGGCAATTACACCAGTCCAATCGCGGCAAGACGCAAGGTTGTTAAGGCGCCGAAGCCCGCTCCGGAAGCCCCGCCGGAGTTTTCAAACGCGCTTAAGAAGAACAAGAAAGCCTCTGTCGTTTTTGAGGCGTTCAGTCCAAGTTGTAAACGCGAATACGTGGAATGGATCGCCGATGCAAAGCGGCCGGAGACCCGCGAGCAGCGCATCAGAACTGCGGTGGAGTGGATCGCCGAAGGTAAACAGAGAAACTGGAAATATCAGAACTGCTGA
- a CDS encoding carboxypeptidase regulatory-like domain-containing protein translates to MAMIDLNRVLNQSLSSARSNLGARRSKSGGGLNLRRALVGLLAAVFIVCPLIIRAQELSATLSGVVTDSTGAVIPKATVSVTQTATKAVRTVQSDDTGNYAFSNVPAGTYTLSASSAGFTSFVAKDVILKVGEARGLNVQLKAGAASTTVTVEATAVAVDTESAAQAGNLSSEQIEGLELAGRNFQQLVTLQPGVVTQMGDETSAGNTAMSVNGARTTANNWTIDGADINDSGSNGTVINAPNVDAIQEFTLQRGNYDAGYGRSGGGQVLVATKSGGSAFHGDAYEFVRNTAFDSNEWFNKRTEAENNEPNKNPINHHNVYGFTIGGPVFIPKTYNTDKKKTFFFYSEEWRKLSTPGGDSMPAASQAELSGVVAGDFTNAPAGCATYNAISDTTQISPSCYSKNSQVYLTNVFAKFPANNSSGNYSFSDSTQNNFRDDIVRVDHYFNDKVHFYARGINDDMPVDNPEGLWAGSNYPGLVNTLVNSPGKNIVGNLTWTINPSVVNEFEFVWSQGTYFSSINSGQFATSSSINSSLTNQWSPDPYGKVPAVSIIGVTGFNAGSAPWKERNLDRTYFDNLSFNFGKHAFRTGFEIQQMIKTENAVNGEPSFSFNSWGDFLVGNVASFTQTLPDIIPDLHFINTEAYFQDDWKVTKRFTLNLGVRWSRLPSVTDVRNTLSNFDPKYYSAQLAPQIDPSSGNFVAGQYINGWQLIPATYTNGMIFPKGPECAAAQAVAPMSSCSPFGAYVNPNYNTDFAPRVGFAYDVFGAGKTVVRGGFGIFYDRLLDGIWEQNAFANPPFAKRVTIVNAPFDNITSGSTSVPLGPNGLTATGNPTFKVPNYANYNLSIQHQLLPSTVLEVAYVGNEARHLLGEYDENQPTVGARLGVNSNPSLGPDTSVNYIRPFAGYAGIVSRAPFFSNNYNSLQVSLNHHSHGLQVGLAYTFSKDLTTNSSDRSNMATDSYDFSIDYGLSSYNQPQTFTADYVYDLPFFKGQHGFEGKALGGWQVSGITSFFSGQSFSLSQPHDPWDPNGLNVGLGIGSPRPDQIAPVQKTKTVGAWFSTSSFAPALYHFGSEANGSLLGPGYNDWDLAAIKNITFLERYNFQLRGEFFNAFNHESFSGVDSSLADSSFGQVTSGHSPRRIQLGAKFNF, encoded by the coding sequence ATGGCAATGATTGACCTGAATCGGGTTCTCAATCAAAGTCTTTCATCGGCGCGTTCCAACCTCGGTGCAAGACGCTCCAAAAGTGGCGGAGGACTGAATCTGCGGCGAGCTCTGGTTGGGCTCCTCGCAGCCGTCTTCATCGTCTGTCCCCTGATCATTCGGGCGCAGGAACTTTCAGCGACTCTGAGCGGTGTAGTGACGGACAGTACCGGCGCGGTGATTCCCAAAGCGACGGTCTCCGTCACTCAAACCGCGACGAAGGCTGTCCGGACCGTGCAGTCGGACGACACCGGCAACTATGCTTTCTCCAATGTGCCCGCCGGAACCTACACTCTGAGCGCGTCCTCCGCCGGCTTCACCTCGTTCGTAGCCAAGGACGTAATCCTCAAGGTCGGTGAAGCGCGCGGGCTCAACGTCCAGCTGAAGGCTGGTGCTGCCTCCACTACGGTTACTGTCGAGGCAACCGCAGTTGCCGTAGACACGGAATCTGCGGCGCAGGCCGGGAACCTGAGCAGCGAACAGATTGAGGGACTCGAACTAGCTGGCCGCAATTTCCAGCAACTCGTCACGCTCCAGCCCGGCGTCGTAACTCAGATGGGCGACGAAACCAGCGCCGGCAACACTGCGATGTCCGTGAATGGCGCTCGCACCACTGCCAACAACTGGACCATTGACGGTGCCGACATCAACGACTCCGGTTCCAATGGCACCGTCATCAACGCGCCAAACGTCGACGCCATCCAGGAGTTCACCCTCCAGCGCGGCAACTACGACGCTGGCTACGGACGCTCCGGTGGCGGCCAGGTTCTAGTAGCCACCAAGTCCGGCGGTAGCGCATTCCATGGCGATGCCTACGAGTTTGTCCGCAATACCGCCTTCGATTCCAACGAATGGTTCAACAAGCGCACCGAGGCGGAAAACAACGAGCCCAACAAGAACCCCATCAACCACCACAACGTCTACGGCTTTACGATCGGTGGACCGGTCTTCATCCCCAAAACCTACAACACCGATAAAAAGAAAACATTCTTTTTCTATTCAGAAGAGTGGCGGAAGCTCTCGACCCCAGGCGGCGACTCCATGCCGGCAGCCTCTCAGGCGGAGTTGAGTGGTGTTGTTGCAGGCGATTTCACCAACGCTCCAGCGGGATGCGCAACGTACAACGCTATTTCCGATACCACCCAGATTTCACCCAGCTGTTACAGCAAGAACTCGCAGGTTTATCTAACCAATGTCTTTGCCAAGTTCCCAGCGAACAATTCCAGCGGAAATTACAGCTTCTCTGATTCCACGCAGAACAACTTCCGTGACGACATCGTGCGTGTCGATCACTACTTCAACGACAAGGTTCACTTCTACGCTCGCGGTATCAACGACGATATGCCGGTTGATAACCCGGAGGGCCTCTGGGCCGGGTCAAACTATCCGGGCCTTGTTAACACCCTGGTGAACTCGCCCGGCAAGAACATCGTGGGCAACCTTACGTGGACAATCAACCCCAGCGTCGTGAATGAATTCGAGTTCGTTTGGTCACAGGGCACCTATTTCTCGTCAATCAACAGCGGTCAGTTTGCCACATCGTCATCGATCAACAGCTCTCTGACTAACCAATGGTCGCCTGACCCTTATGGGAAGGTTCCCGCAGTCTCCATCATTGGCGTAACTGGCTTCAATGCCGGCTCGGCACCGTGGAAGGAGCGCAACCTCGATCGCACTTACTTCGACAACCTGTCGTTCAACTTCGGCAAGCATGCGTTCCGCACCGGGTTCGAGATTCAGCAGATGATCAAGACGGAAAACGCCGTCAACGGCGAGCCCAGCTTCAGCTTCAACTCATGGGGCGACTTTCTGGTAGGAAATGTGGCATCGTTCACACAGACCCTGCCCGACATTATTCCCGACCTGCATTTCATCAACACTGAAGCGTACTTCCAGGATGACTGGAAGGTCACGAAACGTTTCACACTCAACCTCGGCGTGCGATGGAGTCGGCTGCCGTCCGTCACCGACGTTCGGAATACGCTCTCTAATTTCGACCCGAAATACTACAGCGCGCAGCTAGCTCCGCAGATCGATCCCAGCTCCGGTAACTTCGTTGCCGGCCAATATATCAACGGTTGGCAGCTCATTCCCGCCACCTACACGAACGGCATGATCTTCCCCAAGGGACCAGAGTGCGCCGCGGCCCAGGCCGTCGCGCCCATGTCCTCCTGCTCGCCGTTTGGAGCGTATGTCAACCCCAACTACAATACCGACTTCGCTCCACGGGTCGGTTTTGCCTACGATGTATTCGGTGCCGGCAAAACGGTGGTTCGCGGCGGCTTCGGTATCTTCTATGACCGCCTGCTCGATGGCATCTGGGAACAGAACGCCTTTGCCAATCCACCGTTCGCAAAGCGCGTCACAATCGTCAACGCTCCATTTGACAACATCACCAGCGGTTCGACTTCGGTTCCTCTCGGCCCCAACGGCCTCACGGCAACTGGCAATCCTACATTCAAGGTTCCGAACTACGCCAACTACAACCTGAGCATCCAGCACCAGCTGCTGCCCAGCACCGTCCTCGAAGTTGCCTACGTTGGAAATGAGGCACGTCATCTGCTAGGCGAGTACGATGAGAACCAGCCCACAGTTGGCGCGCGTCTCGGCGTGAACTCCAACCCAAGTCTCGGGCCTGACACCAGCGTCAACTACATCCGTCCGTTCGCGGGATACGCCGGCATAGTTTCCCGTGCGCCGTTTTTCTCCAACAACTACAACTCTCTGCAGGTGAGCCTCAACCATCATTCTCATGGACTTCAGGTGGGCCTGGCTTACACCTTCTCCAAGGACCTGACTACCAACTCCTCGGACCGAAGCAACATGGCGACAGACAGCTATGACTTCTCGATCGACTACGGTCTATCCTCTTACAACCAACCGCAGACTTTCACAGCCGACTACGTCTATGACCTGCCATTCTTCAAGGGTCAGCATGGCTTTGAAGGCAAAGCTCTCGGCGGTTGGCAGGTCTCCGGAATCACATCGTTCTTCTCTGGCCAGTCGTTCTCGCTCTCGCAGCCGCACGACCCCTGGGATCCGAACGGCTTGAACGTGGGTCTGGGCATCGGTTCGCCGCGTCCAGATCAGATCGCACCGGTGCAGAAGACCAAGACCGTTGGCGCATGGTTCTCGACGTCTTCGTTTGCCCCGGCTCTTTATCACTTCGGCAGCGAAGCCAATGGTAGCCTGCTCGGACCCGGTTACAACGACTGGGATCTGGCGGCCATCAAGAACATCACGTTCCTGGAGCGCTACAACTTCCAACTCCGCGGCGAGTTCTTCAACGCCTTCAATCATGAAAGCTTCTCGGGTGTCGATAGCTCACTTGCAGACAGCAGCTTTGGACAGGTAACAAGCGGCCACTCGCCGCGTCGCATCCAACTCGGTGCGAAATTCAACTTCTAG